GAGGCCCCCAGCAGGAGCTGCAAGGCTGCCAACAGTTGGACCCTGTAACTCAGGACAGTCATTCAAAGCAACAGGGCATGGACGTTTTTCCAAGCCCTTCGGCACAAATAGTGGATGTGTGACTTCACACTGGGCAGTCTATACCTTCAAACTGGAGAGTCGCTGCTTTACAGAGGACTAAGTAGTGTTTAGAAATACTCTTGTGCTCACAGCTGTGAAAGGTTAGGAGGCAGCCGGCTGGCCTTCTTTCCCACCAGTGTCACTCACACCTCTCCCACTTTTCACTTCACTTGATCTGATAGGCCAAAAATTCATGCTTCGGCTGGGCATCTGACAAACTAAAGctacttctctgagcttcttgcATTTTAGAATTCAAAATGCTTCCTTTTCCAATTGGTAGTGATGATTCAGAAATTGGTATTTTTGCAGGGGAGGTGGTTGGGATAGAGAATTAGATctaatatgtttttttctaatttcaaaacgCTTATGTAATCAAATGGGAAACCAGAAAGCACAAAGGAAACTAGACCACCTCTCACGCCACCCCACCTATAGGTGTAACCAGTTGGTTTGTGTCCTTCGGAAGACTTTGAACATGTTGTTCCTAGTTTTTAGTattgaagacacaaatattaAGCGACAGATTAAAAGAATCTTCTGTACTGTCCCAGGTTAATAAGAGATCCTTGTTACTTTTTCTCTGCACAGTTCCTCTACTAGGCATGTCACCATCCATGTTTCCCAAGTCAgtttaaagaaattatgaaaatgacCAACATTTACTCAAATGTTTCAGACTAGGTTTTGAACTGGAGGCAGCCCACCTGTAAGACCTTTTTCTAAGGGACTTAAAACCGCTCATGGCTAGCATGCCAAGAAAATTCTAACCAGGGTAGTTCTTTCTGCTCAGTTGACCAGGTTGGTAGGGAAAAACACCCTGTATGCAGTGGTCTTGTTCTGGAGTCTACATGCCATATCCCAGGACTATATACTGCCACTTGCTACCAGTTCCTGGAAAAGTGGTACCCTAACTTTACAGACATGCCTGACTTTATCATGCTTTGTAGATACTGCATTTACAAATTGAAGATTTGTGGGAATCCTGCGTCCAGCCACGTCTGTCAGCACCATTTGCTCATTTCAGGTCATATTTTTCTCAGTTcactttttcattattgtatttgttatgatctgtgatctttgatgttactattagTGCCTGAAGATGTCACGGTCATGAGAAAACTTTTAACGGTGGAATTGAGATGGAATCTGCTCCTGGTGAAGGTGCTGTtaaagactgttgaaatgacaacaaagaacTGAAGAATATTACATCAACTTAGTTaataaagcagtggcagggtttgaggggatggactccaattttgaaagctCTCTGGGTAAAAGTGCTCATATTACATGCTACAGAGAAGTCATTCTTGACTCCATCAATGCAGCAAACTTCATGGTCTTAATTTTAGTAACTTCCCACAGCCACCCAgtcttcagcaaccaccaccctcaTTAGTCAACAGCCATCAGCATCGAGgtaagaccctccaccagcaaaaagattgcCATTCATAGAAAGCTCAGGCAGTTATTTTtgcaataaagttatttttaaattaaggtatgcaCATTACTTAGGTAAACTATTGCACATAATAAATTTGAGTATGGTATAAACAGAACTTATATATGAACTGGGTAACCAGAAAATGCGTCGGACGTGTGACTTGCTTTATcacagtggtctggaaccaaaccaaGCCTGGGCCTCTGGAGGCATGCCTGTAATTAACAGGGCTAAATTCTAGCTATTGTTGCCTAGAGTGTGGGCTGTAGTTGAAAAGGGAGCTTGATTATTAAATCCTGAATACCAATCAAGAGGCTATATCATGTTAAGGATCCCACATCTTCAGAAATTGTTCAATTACCTGAAGCAGCCAGCTAGGGGAAGGTTATAAAAGGGAGACTGCAAAATATCTTCAGACATCCAAGGCTGATCATATAGTAGAGGGATTTTTGTCATCCTGTCATGGTTTAGGACAGAAGCCACAGGATGCCATTTCAGCACCAAATAAGTAAGGGAGTAAGGGATTCACCTGGATTCTTTCATGCAGTTTCTCAATCACGAGAACCACATAGAGTAAATGTCATCCAACTTTACATAGCAAACCTAAGAAAGACTACTTGCTCTGAGCTACAAGGTTCTCCAGTTAAGGGAGGAACCCACCTTGGTCTGAAGGCCAAGTCTCCCCTACCCCCAAATGGAGTGGGCAAGGCTGATCTGGGCACCAGAGGCCTATGCCCTATGAAGAATAAAATATCCTTTATAAACCTCTTCCAAATGGAAGATTCCAGAGTATTAACCAACAGTAAAAAAACATCTGTGACAACTTGTCTGAGTAGGAAATTGAAGAGTAAAACCAAAGAGGGAAATGCCAGAtggtagttttatggttttattaacacAAATATGATGTGCCCATAAactgtctattcattttcttcgCTGCGCAGTCTGGCATTGGGATTCGTGACTCTGATGGCCAGCTGGGCTGCTCTTTCCACAATGGCTTTACGGTTCTTGGAGGAGACATTGTGAGCAATCTCTGCACAGTAAGATCTGGAAGAGAATTGGTTAGTGAGTAGAGTAAGGAGGCGCTGGTAAATGGCTGATGAACAAGACCTGCACAGCCCCGAATCCCAACTCTCCTAAAATCTATGGTACCAGCAGTAAGGCTCTTAAAGTATTCCCAGGCAGTGACAAAAGCACTCTCATTGTTCCCTCTCAATCCCTACAGCAGCCTTATGATTCATGTATTGCCTCCATCTTACAAACCAATGGCCCTTAAAGGTGGAAATGAATTCCCAAGTCAGATATATAGAAACAGACAGGGCTATCATGGTTCAGACCCAGACCCCCAAGTTCAAAGGTCCTCCTCTATCCTTCTAGTCCCATGAAGTTTTAAAACTCTCTGCAAAGTAACCAAGAGCAGAATCCAACAGTCTGATTAAACCAGGAGCTTCCTGGCTCAGACATTAATTTACTTGTTTGCTGCTGACAAAATTCAAATTGAGAAGTAACATTGCCTGAAGTTGCCCAGCAAATAGCTATACTTTAACCCGCCTAACAGATACTGTTCCAACTTACTCATTCCTCACAGCTGCACCATACCCTGGTTTGGTAACAAACTGGCCCGAAGCATTTTATGACGCCAGCAACAGCTAATTAAGatactgtaggggcacctggctggcttattAGGTGggtcatctgactcttgatcttggggaggcgagtttgagccccacgttgggtgtagagattgcttaaaaatgaaatcttaaggagcagctaggtggctcaatcagttaagcgtctattgattttggctcaggttataatctcattgtgagtttgaaccccagtcagctggagcctacttcgggttctgtgtctctctccctctctgtccctctcctgctcatgctctcaaaaataaacatgagaaaagaaaatgaaaatcttgaaaaaaaaaaaagactctaggAGAAATTTCAGCAAAGGAAGACTGTAAGAAGTGACTAAGGCAATGGGGCATACAGAGTTCTCTTTAAGAACTCCAGCAAAATAGCTTAACAGACAAGcaaactaaaagaattttttcattttctataaaggAGGTTCACTCAAGCTCAAAGTAgctatattttgaaatgtttccatCTTTGTTCTTAACACTTaaatcttttcttcccccctcgaTAACTCCTCAGGTCCttgtccatatatatatttaacatatcaATCATCTTAAATACCTTCCCCTCTGCCTAGGCATTTTCCACACATGATCACCATTTTGAGTGTATATGTAACATTCCACCCAGTGCCTGTACTCCCACCATTCACAAATTACACTTTCAATCCTTCAGTTACTGCTGCAATGATCAGCCTTACAAAGattttctgcttttcagtttatttaaggACAAATATCCAGAAATGCAACTTGTGGTGTAAAGGTCACAAATTCCAAAAATTTCTATAGCTCTTTACACAAACTGTCAAGCTATTTAAAAAGAGTACCTTTTTGGCATCCAGCAGCACCTGCAACTCATGTTTGCTGCCCAAGTATCTTTAATAGGAATATAAGAACACCATTCCCTCCAACCCAAATTCAAAGCATCTAAATAACTTCCCACATTAAATGTTTTCTCATCCCACTGTCCCCCTTTTGGCCTAAGCAAACCAAGTCTCTCACAGAGCTCATAAAGTGTCTAACTTTCTTAAAACCCTTGAAAGGAATGCTGTGAATCCTCCATGCACTCTAGCATCTCTACAACTTTGTGTAAGCCATCCTGATTGCAAagccttcctccttttctctaccTCAGATCACAGAGCTCTTAATCAGACAGCAACTCGTCTATTCCTGCAGATTTTGGAAGAGAGATACCTGTGGCCACAGCATAAAGTGTCCCTTAGGTCTGAGGCTACACTATATCCCCCATACCTCCACATAAATAAAGCCACCATTCTGCAAAGAACTGCCAAAAGGATCCTCCAGCGTTTTTACTGTCAGGCTAAGTCCTGTCTTTCCAGGTCTCAGGTCTCTACTTACCAGGGGAAGTTCCCTCACCCTGCTCCAGCAAAGGAAACCTTTCTAAGCCCCCAACAAGCATTCTTTAAGCTCCCTAGAGAATATACAACTCCTCCAAATGCATTCTATAAAGTCCCTACCAAAACTGCTCACAGATGCAGACTTCTGACACCTGAACCCAGAAGTGGGGCCCAACTCACTTGTTGCACATCAGCAGCACCTCAAGCTCCTTGACATTGTGGACTAGGAACTTCCGGAAGCCACTGGGCAGcatgtgctttgttttcttgttgctcCCGTAACCAATGTTGGGCATCAAAATCTGGCCCTTGAATCTTCTGCGCACCCTATTGTCAATGCCTCTGGGTTTCCGCCAGTTGCGCTGAAATAAACACAGGAGGGTTAGTGCCTTTGCCAACACCTCTTCCttttagaggaaaaaagggggaCCCAATGAAAAGGAAACATGCCCCAACAGTAGCTGTCGTTGGGTTACAGTTCACCTTTATTTGGTGGagaaaaataggggctcctgccTTTGAGCACCAGGAATATAGACTCACATCCACACTcctaaataaaggaaaaacaaactacaGACTGATAGAATGTGAGGGGATTGTGTATACAGTAAAGTGAAGAGCATGGGTTCTAGCACTGCACTCAAGATACAAGTTTTCTCATCATAAAATACGGATAATCTACTTCTCATAACCTCTTAAGGCCACCTAAAATGATACAAGCCTCTAGACACGTCAAAACAGCCAAACGTCCAATTCACACTATAATCAAGTGACTGAATGCCAGTAAGGTGTACTCAGACCCAAGTTTCTAGAGAGCTCTTCCACTAACTGGACTGGTTCATCTGCCAAATGTGATCTTCTGACCAGGTGATACCATAAATCCAACAGCCCATTTAGGGGCTCCTTTCTCCACCCCAACAAACACTTCCATCCCTGGACCACATATACCTTAATTTTGACATATCGGTCTGACTGGTGCCGGATGAACTTCTTGGTCCTCTTTTTAACAATCTTGGGCTTCACCAGAGGTCTGAGGGCAGCCATGATGCCttcaagaaagaagcagagatggTGACAGAGTCCTAGAAGGAAGCTTTCCTGCTCAGGCCTTGAACATTGTTGCAGAGTGTCTTCCAATCTCCAGCTACTGAGCAAACTGGGAATGGAATGGGTACCTCTGCCAGGCTTGCTTTCCCTCCCATTTCCGAAGCTGGCAGAATACGAACCACTCTCCAGACGCGATCCTGGGAGGTCAGCATTCGCTTCATCCACGCTAACAGCTAATCTAAAACAAatgggggcgcccgggcggctcagtcggtggagcatctgacttcagctcaggtcatgatctcacactctgcgAGTTCGAGCTACAcgtcgggctcttgtgctgacagctcagagcctggagtctgcttcagattctgtgtctccctccctctctgcccctcccctgctcatgctcagtctcaaaaataaatcaaaacattaaaaaaaaaattaaaacaaatggacCCCCAAAAGTTCTCAGCTTGCACAGGGGAGCAAATCCCACACCTGGCGCCCCAAACCCCAGACAGTCCAATTTCCTTTTCGTTAGGCAGAACTTGGACAATCCACAAGAACCTGAGCCTTAgttgtcttctcatctgtaaaatggaaaggaTACTGCACGTTGAATGCTTGCAGTGACTGGAAGTAGAGAAACCTGTTACTTCCCCTAAAGTGCTGCTGCTCTACAATTCTCTCACAACAGACCTATAAAACCATAATGTACTGATGCTTCTAGGCCTTGGAACTTCCTGTTCTACCTGAAGATCATCCGAGGACCGGCCTTCCCGATTACCctagttttttttccctaatgcaACACCCTTTTTGTTCTCTTCGCTGCTTCTATTCCTTTGTTCAGCACACGGTACTCCGTGAACTTTGTGTTCGATAAAGGAACGCACCTCCGCCCGAAACATTATTTCCTCGCAGACAAGGACGCAGTTTTATATTCTCAGAGATCCTTCGTTAACTGAACCGATCGACTAGCAGCAAtcgattgttttgttttggcggTCTGGCCGCAGCAGCAACCCCAAGACCAGAACCGCAGAGGAGGGAGCGTCGGTCGGCGTGAACAAAATACACGCGGAAACACAACGCTGACCAAAACGGGAATACTCTTGCCCTCGGACTGGAAACTTCTGGTGGCTTCACAGTCCCTACAAGCCCGCGCTGCCTAGACCCGAAACGGCGACCTTCACTCCCAGGCCTCAAACAAGCTGTCAGCAACGCTGAGAGACACCAGGCGGCCTCCGTAGGGCGGCCAAGTGGCCCTGGGAAGCAAACCTCCATCATCGGCTGGGCCGCTTCGTTCTGTTCCTGTACGTGCTCCAGCCAACCGACAAGGACAAAACCCACCAAGACGAGTGCTCGGAAGGGCAGGCCTCCTCACCACGAAGCGACAATACCAGATGAAGACCGCAGAGATGCAGATGGCCAACGATTAAAACTCACCGAGTTACAGATGGCTGCCACCTCCGCAGGCAGCGCCGAGGAAGAGAGTGGAAGGTCGCGCGCGAAGGCTGATGGGACTTAACTTCTGGGTCCTGTCAGGGAAAAAAGAGTACTTCCTGCGCTTGGTccttcaaaggaaagaaagacatttcagagaaatactgaaaaaaagtCGATGAATACatgtgttttaatatatattaatatctagAAGTACTGCTGGGAATTTTTCACACCTGCCGTAGGACTACGTAGaatatttggaattctttctgAGCTTTTAAGACCTGGTGGGGGGGCATCCACTTCCGCCAGAAATTGAAGCCGTTCCGCCGGAGAACAATCCAGTTTTTAGATTATTTCCGTCCGCGTTTCTTCTGCTATTAAGTGCGCCTCTTGGTGGCCAGGAGGGAACAAAACAGTCTTCCTAATACTGCCCTCACGTGAATTTATAGAGTAAGATAGGAACGATACCCTAACAGCTATCATTCCATGGGTTTCACGATCCTTCCCACAATTCtgcaaggtagttctattttttccccattttgccTATGTAGAAAGCGACGTTTGGGGATTTGACTTCAAAATCCACACTTCTAATCATTCAGCTAACCTGCCTAGTTGttgatggttttgttttgcttagattttgtatttaagattattgtaaaaaaaaaaaatcaaatttcaggACGAAAAAATTGTGCATTGATTCCACAATTTGAACACAATACAGATGTCATCGCTGATCTTGATAGTAGTTCCAGGGGCCAGATGGGGACAGAAGCTACACTGGATTGTGTTGTTGACAGGATGAGAAGTGAGAAGGGAAGAGTGTTGACAACTCCTTCCTGAGATTTTGACTGTGAAGGGTAGGAGTTTGAAGAGACCCAGAGGAGCGAAATGTGAAATGTCTTGTCTAAGGTCGCACAGCTCACAAGTGATAAGGTTGAGACTGGAATCCTATTGTGCCTGTGACTACACCACACCTCATGAATCCTGCTTAGCCAGCCAGCTCTGGGAAGTCAGATGGGATGCAGAGAATGAAAGCATTGTGCTAACAGCAGCCCACATTATGTGTGTTGTGAAGGGAGAAGGTCTTGATGGGGTCAGGTGGGCTAATCAAGCAGAAGGCTCAGGAAACAGAGACCATGCCTCTAACAGTGAAAGATGCAAGAGATTTGGAAGCAGTAACCAAAAAGGCTCAGTCTTTGGGGGACGAGAGACCGGCTGTGACCGTTTCCACAGAGAAGGGCACAGGGTACCCGCACTGCCTGCTGCTTTCCCATGAGCACTGAGATCCCAGGACAAGATGCTGCAGGTGCCAGGCAAGCATACCTACAGTAGTGCCCTGGGCTCAGAACCCCAGCTTTTCAAACACTCCTCTGGCCCCAGCTCCTGAGCAAGAAATCACATCAACTGGATCACAAGTGACATGAAAAAAACCTCCAATCTGGTTTATTTCAAAAGGGCAGAGGTCAAGACAGGGAAATACTCAGAAACTGCTTATCTTTCCCTAGATACACCTGCCCTCTGAGACACTGGACATTTTTTGCTCAAGAGAGAGCTGGCTCCAGGCCATCGCactgaaatgatttcttttatctGGCTCTTTACACTTCCCGCTGTGTCTGTGGCTCTGGGCTGCTAGCTGCACTGGCCACAGCCCCAGGATGGCTGGGTCGGACAACACCTGGGCCACTCTAGTCGATGTAGTAGACCTTGGAGGCATCGTAATAGGCACAGGTCATGTAGTTCATGTTCCCAATAGGCCACCAGTGGTTGGGGTGGTAGGTGGCTGAGTAGGCATGGGGCTGGGGTTGGACACAACTGAAGAGTGCCAGGCTCCTGTCCATGGCCACAGTGGGCAGATAGAGCTGCAGCTTGTCCAGGAGGTGACCCGGCCAGAAGAAATTGGGGTGAGTTCGCAGTGAACCCCTGGACCTCTTCGCCTGCAGCTTCCTGGAAAATGAGAAGATAGGAAGTTTGTCGTGGCAGACCCGCCAGGGCTGGGGCTTCTGCTGAGCAGAGCTAAGCAACTGTGTGACCAGAGTGGAGGTGTGGCAC
This sequence is a window from Prionailurus bengalensis isolate Pbe53 chromosome A2, Fcat_Pben_1.1_paternal_pri, whole genome shotgun sequence. Protein-coding genes within it:
- the RPL32 gene encoding 60S ribosomal protein L32, encoding MAALRPLVKPKIVKKRTKKFIRHQSDRYVKIKRNWRKPRGIDNRVRRRFKGQILMPNIGYGSNKKTKHMLPSGFRKFLVHNVKELEVLLMCNKSYCAEIAHNVSSKNRKAIVERAAQLAIRVTNPNARLRSEENE